The following proteins come from a genomic window of Acidimicrobiales bacterium:
- a CDS encoding SufS family cysteine desulfurase, which produces MAGPDDHLDVKRIKKDFPIFERQVNGKPLVYLDSASSSQKPQAVLDAMDTLYEHSYANTHRGAYTIAAEATDAYEKARGKVARLIGAPSDRGVVFTKNVTEAFNLVVQAWGRANLSAGDPVVISEIEHHANIVPWLMLQAERGIELRFLRLGDDGNLDLSNLDELLDGAKMLSITGASNVLGTMPPLRHLADAAHAAGALFMVDGAQLIPHTPTSVTDLDCDFLGFTGHKMLGPSGIGALWGRPELLDAMPPFLGGGEMIRDVRLDGFTTNDVPWKFEAGTMPIAEAVGLGAAIDYLSALGLPAVREHEIALNTYARRVLDEQLGDLITIYGPTDPAARGGTLSFSITDVHPHDVSQVLDQHAVCVRAGHHCAKPLMRRLGVGATARASWYVYNDESDIDQLVAALKAASEFFAF; this is translated from the coding sequence ATGGCCGGGCCCGATGACCACCTCGATGTCAAGCGGATCAAGAAGGACTTCCCGATCTTCGAGCGCCAGGTCAACGGCAAGCCCCTCGTGTACCTCGATTCTGCCTCCTCGTCGCAAAAACCGCAGGCCGTGCTCGACGCCATGGACACCCTCTACGAGCACTCGTACGCCAACACGCATCGAGGCGCGTACACGATCGCGGCCGAGGCCACCGACGCGTACGAGAAGGCCCGAGGAAAGGTCGCGCGGTTGATCGGCGCACCGAGCGACCGCGGTGTCGTGTTCACCAAGAACGTGACCGAGGCGTTCAACTTGGTGGTGCAGGCTTGGGGACGGGCCAACTTGTCGGCCGGCGACCCGGTGGTGATCAGCGAGATCGAGCACCACGCCAACATCGTCCCCTGGCTGATGTTGCAGGCCGAGCGCGGCATCGAGTTGAGGTTCTTGCGCCTCGGCGACGACGGCAACCTCGACCTGTCGAACCTCGACGAGCTGCTCGACGGCGCCAAGATGTTGTCGATCACGGGAGCGTCGAACGTGCTCGGCACGATGCCTCCGCTGCGCCACCTCGCCGACGCGGCCCACGCAGCGGGCGCCCTGTTCATGGTCGACGGCGCCCAGCTCATCCCCCACACCCCGACGTCGGTGACCGACCTCGACTGCGACTTCCTCGGTTTCACGGGCCACAAGATGCTCGGGCCGAGCGGCATCGGCGCATTGTGGGGCCGTCCGGAACTGCTCGATGCGATGCCGCCGTTCCTCGGCGGTGGCGAGATGATCCGCGACGTCCGCCTCGACGGCTTCACCACCAACGACGTGCCGTGGAAGTTCGAGGCCGGCACCATGCCGATCGCCGAAGCGGTGGGCCTCGGCGCCGCCATCGACTACCTGAGCGCCCTCGGGCTCCCCGCGGTGCGGGAGCACGAGATCGCCCTCAACACGTATGCCCGACGGGTGCTCGACGAGCAGCTCGGTGACCTCATCACCATCTACGGGCCGACCGATCCCGCCGCCCGTGGCGGCACCTTGTCGTTTTCGATCACCGACGTACATCCCCACGACGTGTCCCAAGTGCTGGACCAGCACGCCGTGTGTGTCCGCGCCGGCCATCACTGCGCGAAGCCCCTGATGCGGCGCCTCGGGGTGGGGGCCACCGCCCGAGCGTCCTGGTACGTCTACAACGACGAGTCCGACATCGACCAGCTCGTGGCCGCGCTCAAGGCAGCGTCCGAGTTCTTCGCGTTCTGA
- a CDS encoding SUF system NifU family Fe-S cluster assembly protein, whose translation MTGLEDLYREIILDHYRNPRNRGELESPPAHRVEGFNPLCGDEIVLYLDIDDGVVRDLRVGGQGCSISQSSASMMSAAVKGKTVEEIRDLTRSFKAMMSIHETSLEGDGDAPADDLADPDALSEELGDLEALRGVVKFPVRIKCATLSWNTLNQGIEEAAQQA comes from the coding sequence ATGACCGGGCTGGAAGACCTCTACCGAGAGATCATCCTCGACCATTACCGCAACCCCCGGAACCGGGGTGAGCTCGAGTCGCCGCCCGCGCACCGCGTCGAGGGGTTCAACCCGCTGTGCGGCGACGAGATCGTGCTGTACCTCGACATCGACGACGGTGTCGTGCGCGACTTGCGGGTCGGTGGTCAGGGGTGCTCGATCAGCCAGTCGTCCGCGTCGATGATGTCGGCCGCTGTGAAGGGAAAGACCGTCGAGGAGATCCGCGACCTCACCCGCTCGTTCAAGGCGATGATGTCGATCCACGAGACCTCGCTCGAGGGCGACGGCGACGCGCCGGCCGACGATCTCGCCGATCCCGACGCGCTCAGCGAGGAGCTCGGCGACCTCGAAGCGCTGCGAGGCGTGGTGAAGTTCCCGGTGCGGATCAAGTGCGCCACGTTGTCGTGGAACACGCTCAACCAGGGCATCGAAGAGGCGGCTCAACAAGCCTGA
- a CDS encoding 4a-hydroxytetrahydrobiopterin dehydratase, with protein MEHTPKGWDRRADRLHREFVFGNFREAFGFMAQVALLAEKADHHPDWSNSWNRVVIDLTSHDVGEVTERDVALAEAINDLV; from the coding sequence ATGGAGCACACACCAAAGGGATGGGACCGCCGAGCCGACCGCCTGCACCGCGAGTTCGTCTTCGGCAACTTCCGTGAAGCGTTCGGGTTCATGGCGCAGGTGGCCCTGCTCGCCGAGAAGGCTGACCACCATCCCGATTGGTCGAACTCGTGGAACCGGGTCGTGATCGACCTCACGAGCCACGACGTTGGCGAGGTGACCGAGCGCGATGTCGCCCTTGCCGAGGCGATCAACGACCTCGTCTGA
- a CDS encoding 1,4-dihydroxy-2-naphthoyl-CoA synthase, producing the protein MISELFDEGAWRAVEGFAFTDLTYHRAVDQGTVRIAFNRPEVRNAFRPKTVDELYVALDHARQSTDVGCVLLTGNGPSPKDGGWAFCSGGDQRIRGKDGYKYTSDDATGQPGETSAAIDPGRAGRLHILEVQRLIRTMPKVVICVVPGWAAGGGHSLHVVCDLTLASEEHARFKQTDTDVASFDGGYGSAYLARQVGQKFAREIFFLGRTYTATEAHAMGAVNAVVPHADLERTALEWAAEINSKSPTAQRMVKFALNLVDDGLMGQQVFAGEATRLAYMTDEAAEGRDAFLEKRDPDWSSFPWHY; encoded by the coding sequence GTGATCTCCGAACTGTTCGACGAAGGTGCATGGCGAGCCGTCGAAGGCTTCGCCTTCACCGACCTCACGTACCACCGGGCGGTCGACCAGGGCACGGTGCGCATCGCGTTCAACCGACCCGAGGTCCGCAACGCCTTCCGGCCCAAGACCGTCGACGAGCTGTACGTGGCGCTCGACCACGCCCGCCAGAGCACCGACGTCGGGTGCGTGCTGCTCACCGGGAACGGGCCGTCGCCCAAGGACGGCGGGTGGGCGTTCTGCTCCGGCGGCGACCAGCGCATCCGCGGCAAGGACGGCTACAAGTACACCTCCGACGACGCCACGGGGCAGCCCGGGGAGACGTCCGCCGCCATCGACCCCGGCCGCGCGGGGCGGCTCCACATCCTCGAGGTGCAGCGCCTGATCCGCACCATGCCGAAAGTCGTGATCTGCGTGGTCCCGGGTTGGGCTGCAGGCGGCGGCCACAGCCTCCACGTCGTGTGCGACCTCACCCTCGCCAGCGAGGAGCACGCGCGCTTCAAGCAGACCGACACCGACGTGGCGAGCTTCGACGGCGGCTACGGGTCCGCGTACCTTGCCCGCCAAGTCGGCCAGAAGTTCGCCCGCGAGATCTTCTTCCTCGGCCGCACCTACACCGCGACCGAAGCCCATGCGATGGGAGCCGTCAACGCCGTGGTGCCCCACGCCGACCTCGAACGCACCGCGCTCGAGTGGGCCGCGGAGATCAACTCCAAGAGCCCGACCGCGCAGCGCATGGTGAAGTTCGCCCTCAACCTGGTGGACGACGGGCTCATGGGCCAGCAGGTGTTCGCCGGCGAAGCGACCCGCCTCGCCTACATGACCGACGAGGCCGCCGAAGGCCGCGACGCGTTCTTGGAGAAGCGCGACCCCGACTGGTCGTCGTTCCCCTGGCACTACTGA
- a CDS encoding MBOAT family O-acyltransferase → MARPPPCCLRRRALDAPHRPTAVIFPTVRFAIFFSIVLPLSWLLMRRRGAWRALMLVASYIFYGFAGWWYMALLGASTVANQGFALAIDRSKRGGTKRAWLVVAVAANLGALAYYKYTNLLLSSANNLAADLGWHWKLPLANIALPAAISFFTFQALSYVIDTFRGKIRPVSFGDFAVYLSFFPHLLAGPIVRAAEFLPQLKTRRDPRKVDSGLAFWLIAGGLFKKLVISTYVAKAIVDPVFKAPTQHLAIDTVLGVYGFAVQIYMDFSAYTDIAIGLAMLLGFRFPQNFDVPYRAASLQEFWRRWHMTLSRWLRDYLYIPLGGNRRKRSRAYFNLMATMVLGGLWHGASWMMLIWGTIHGVGLAVERFFKDLAARRRRQRDERDQRRARAIASLTVAVPAGDSGGGTARVLTGDSAGVLVVDDPDATPASATGGGVGPPGPPAAPPSVERARRRPLTWISTFVTFQVVCVAWVFFRVGLPGEDGTLRDAIQVLSRLGHWGSAIDFNPVLVAVIFGSLALQFWPASWTGRVRAWFSHLHWAAQGVGLALWILGTALLFHKITPSGVAPFIYFKF, encoded by the coding sequence ATGGCCCGTCCACCTCCGTGTTGCCTCCGCCGTCGCGCGCTCGACGCGCCCCACCGGCCGACTGCTGTGATCTTCCCCACCGTCCGCTTCGCGATCTTCTTCAGCATCGTGCTGCCGCTGAGCTGGCTGCTCATGCGCCGGCGCGGCGCGTGGCGCGCCCTGATGCTGGTCGCGAGCTACATCTTCTACGGGTTCGCCGGGTGGTGGTACATGGCGTTGCTGGGCGCCTCCACGGTGGCCAACCAGGGCTTCGCACTGGCCATCGACCGCTCCAAGCGAGGCGGCACCAAGCGAGCGTGGTTGGTGGTCGCGGTGGCCGCCAACCTCGGCGCGCTGGCGTACTACAAGTACACCAACCTCCTGTTGTCGTCGGCCAACAACCTGGCAGCAGACCTCGGCTGGCACTGGAAGCTCCCGCTGGCGAACATCGCCCTCCCGGCGGCCATCTCGTTCTTCACCTTCCAGGCCCTCAGCTACGTGATCGACACGTTCCGAGGGAAGATCCGCCCGGTCTCCTTCGGCGACTTCGCGGTCTACCTCAGCTTCTTCCCCCACTTGCTCGCCGGCCCGATCGTCCGGGCGGCCGAGTTCCTCCCGCAGCTCAAGACCCGGCGCGATCCGCGCAAGGTGGACTCGGGCCTGGCGTTCTGGTTGATCGCGGGCGGGCTGTTCAAGAAGCTGGTGATCTCCACGTACGTGGCCAAGGCCATCGTCGACCCGGTGTTCAAGGCCCCCACGCAGCACCTCGCAATCGACACGGTGCTCGGCGTGTACGGGTTCGCCGTGCAGATCTACATGGACTTCAGTGCCTACACCGACATCGCCATCGGGCTCGCGATGCTGCTCGGGTTCCGTTTCCCCCAGAACTTCGACGTGCCGTACCGCGCCGCGTCGCTCCAGGAGTTCTGGCGCCGTTGGCACATGACGCTGTCTCGCTGGCTGCGCGACTACCTGTACATCCCGCTCGGCGGCAACCGCCGCAAGCGATCCCGTGCCTACTTCAACTTGATGGCCACGATGGTGCTCGGCGGTCTGTGGCATGGCGCCAGCTGGATGATGTTGATCTGGGGAACCATCCACGGCGTCGGTCTCGCCGTCGAGCGCTTCTTCAAAGACCTCGCGGCGCGGCGCCGGCGTCAGCGCGACGAGCGCGACCAACGCCGAGCCCGCGCGATCGCCTCCCTGACCGTCGCCGTGCCGGCCGGCGACAGCGGCGGTGGCACCGCCCGCGTGCTCACCGGCGACTCGGCCGGCGTGCTCGTCGTCGACGACCCCGACGCGACGCCGGCCAGCGCCACGGGTGGCGGGGTCGGACCCCCTGGCCCCCCGGCGGCGCCCCCGAGCGTCGAGCGAGCCCGTCGCAGGCCGCTCACGTGGATCAGCACGTTCGTGACGTTCCAGGTGGTGTGCGTCGCGTGGGTGTTCTTCCGGGTGGGCCTGCCAGGCGAGGACGGCACGCTGCGCGACGCCATCCAAGTGTTGTCGCGCCTCGGCCACTGGGGCAGCGCCATCGACTTCAACCCGGTGCTCGTGGCGGTCATCTTCGGCTCGCTCGCGCTGCAGTTCTGGCCTGCGTCGTGGACCGGCCGCGTGCGAGCCTGGTTCTCGCACCTCCACTGGGCAGCCCAGGGCGTGGGGCTGGCGCTGTGGATCCTCGGCACTGCGCTGCTGTTCCACAAGATCACGCCGAGCGGCGTCGCGCCGTTCATCTATTTCAAGTTCTGA
- a CDS encoding DUF459 domain-containing protein — protein MDLTEPDEHGEDIFHPEPVPRRRTSAARAMAVIAIALVVAALLDADGLRQTADRQPPGRTRDMAVWVTKHVVQPVSHAFGFNQPRHWINDALGVRDNTHITNTRNVRLAPRTTRPPVPTTTTTIPRRRPSPTDPLRVLVTGDSLSENLFPPLVQALDGKPATVQQDSEIGTGLARPDVVDWPTKLAHDMAEGRYDVVVVMFGGNDTQDLRTATGWVHLGNSHAPNKEWIDEYERRIALTLDTLIHGNPEVTVVWVGLPAMSGGPATLAPMVPLLNSLIVREVQARPANAVYAPAGTILDTPQGGFQRYVTNADGSTTELRAGDGVHFSIAGGKRIVERLVTPIIERQYHLGTTPPPPPGPSRRSGPTPGQGSAVPPGPGDH, from the coding sequence ATGGACCTGACCGAACCCGACGAACACGGCGAGGACATCTTCCATCCCGAGCCGGTCCCCCGGCGCCGGACCTCGGCCGCGCGCGCCATGGCGGTGATCGCGATCGCGCTGGTGGTCGCGGCGCTGCTCGATGCCGACGGGCTGCGTCAGACCGCCGACCGTCAGCCACCCGGCCGCACTCGCGACATGGCCGTGTGGGTCACCAAGCACGTGGTGCAACCCGTGAGCCACGCGTTCGGGTTCAACCAGCCACGCCATTGGATCAACGACGCGCTCGGCGTCAGGGACAACACCCACATCACCAACACCCGCAACGTGCGGCTGGCGCCGCGCACCACACGCCCACCGGTGCCGACGACGACGACCACGATCCCCCGGCGCCGGCCGTCACCCACCGACCCGCTGCGGGTGCTGGTGACCGGTGACTCGCTGTCAGAGAACCTGTTCCCGCCGCTGGTGCAAGCGCTCGACGGCAAGCCGGCGACCGTGCAGCAGGACTCCGAGATCGGCACCGGGCTGGCCCGACCCGACGTGGTCGACTGGCCCACCAAGCTGGCTCACGACATGGCCGAAGGCCGTTACGACGTCGTGGTCGTCATGTTCGGCGGCAACGACACCCAGGACCTGCGCACCGCCACCGGGTGGGTCCACCTCGGCAACTCCCACGCGCCCAACAAGGAGTGGATCGACGAGTACGAGCGCCGCATCGCGCTCACGCTCGACACCCTGATCCACGGCAACCCAGAAGTCACGGTGGTGTGGGTGGGGCTGCCGGCCATGAGCGGCGGCCCGGCCACCTTGGCGCCGATGGTGCCGTTGCTGAACTCCCTGATCGTCCGCGAAGTGCAGGCCCGGCCCGCCAATGCCGTCTACGCGCCCGCGGGCACGATCCTCGACACGCCTCAGGGCGGGTTCCAGCGCTATGTGACCAACGCCGACGGGTCGACCACCGAGCTGCGTGCGGGCGACGGGGTCCACTTCTCGATCGCGGGCGGCAAACGGATCGTCGAACGACTCGTCACACCGATCATCGAACGGCAGTACCACCTTGGCACCACGCCGCCACCACCTCCAGGGCCGTCGAGGCGGTCAGGACCGACGCCTGGGCAAGGGTCGGCGGTGCCGCCGGGCCCTGGCGATCACTGA
- a CDS encoding ABC transporter ATP-binding protein, with amino-acid sequence MSPPPFERERSSTRGSRRRWSLVPEVADAPVSEHDAADRLSRGDAAKMLGRIVKLARPYRRAGFAVMGVVAVYTLTVLAGPLLLKIAIDRGISHDNGRVLNIAVATYVVVAIISWVTERAQILMISRVGEGFLRDLRERVFDHLQHLSMPFYDREKAGVVVSRMTSDIDQMEDLVQQGLVLMLTNGMLMVIAVVLLAVVSWQLFLICMIPLPVVVLASIKFQRDSSKSYLRVRDWIGVTLTSLQEGISGVRVIQAFTQEDTTVKRFSRRNRGLYDAYMHTVWISCWYLPVIELAGLLTTALVIGIGGWLTVNGTVTIGTVTFFVLSLSNLFDPFQQLSQYFNQVQSAGSGLTKLFDLLDTPIDVPEAEHPVDLPVAGDVEVRGVSFGYAGGDPVLQDVDLMIAQGEQLALVGPTGAGKSTLAKLIARYYDPTEGDVRFGGVDLRQASAASLRDHIVVVPQEGFLFSGSILDNVRIAKPDASDEEIVQALRAIGVYERFASLEEGLATEVHERGSRLSAGEKQLVSLARAALANPPLLVLDEATSSLDPGTEALVDDAMERLTEGRTVVVICHRMTTASRSDRIGVVDQGRLVELGSHDELVAHGGRYASLYDTWMRGLSPTAGVGGAAS; translated from the coding sequence GTGAGCCCTCCCCCCTTCGAGCGTGAGCGCTCCTCGACGCGCGGCTCCCGGCGACGCTGGTCGCTCGTACCGGAGGTCGCCGACGCCCCAGTGTCCGAGCACGACGCTGCCGACCGCCTCAGCCGTGGCGACGCCGCGAAGATGCTGGGTCGCATCGTGAAGCTCGCCCGCCCGTATCGCCGGGCCGGTTTCGCGGTCATGGGGGTGGTGGCCGTCTACACGCTCACCGTCCTCGCCGGCCCGCTCCTGTTGAAGATCGCGATCGACCGCGGCATCAGCCACGACAACGGTCGGGTGCTCAACATCGCCGTCGCAACGTATGTCGTGGTGGCGATCATCTCGTGGGTGACCGAGCGGGCGCAGATCCTGATGATCAGCCGCGTGGGCGAGGGCTTCCTGCGCGACTTGCGTGAGCGGGTGTTCGACCACCTCCAGCACTTGTCGATGCCCTTTTACGACCGCGAGAAGGCCGGCGTCGTCGTGTCACGGATGACGTCCGACATCGACCAGATGGAAGACCTCGTGCAGCAGGGTCTGGTCCTCATGCTCACCAACGGGATGCTGATGGTGATCGCCGTCGTGCTGTTGGCCGTGGTGTCGTGGCAGCTGTTCCTGATCTGCATGATCCCGCTGCCGGTCGTGGTGCTGGCGTCGATCAAGTTCCAGCGCGACTCGAGCAAGTCGTACCTGCGGGTGCGCGACTGGATCGGTGTCACCCTCACGTCGTTGCAAGAAGGCATCAGCGGCGTGCGGGTCATCCAGGCCTTCACCCAGGAGGACACCACGGTCAAGCGGTTCAGCCGCCGCAACCGGGGGCTGTACGACGCGTACATGCACACCGTGTGGATCTCGTGCTGGTACTTGCCGGTCATCGAGCTCGCGGGTCTGCTCACCACCGCGCTGGTGATCGGCATCGGCGGGTGGCTCACGGTGAACGGCACCGTCACCATCGGCACCGTCACCTTCTTCGTGCTGTCGCTGTCGAACTTGTTCGACCCGTTCCAGCAGCTCAGCCAGTACTTCAACCAGGTGCAGTCCGCGGGCTCGGGTCTCACCAAGCTGTTCGACCTGCTCGACACGCCGATCGACGTGCCCGAAGCCGAGCATCCCGTCGACCTGCCCGTGGCGGGCGACGTCGAAGTGCGTGGCGTGTCGTTCGGTTACGCGGGCGGCGATCCGGTCCTGCAGGACGTCGACCTCATGATCGCTCAGGGAGAGCAGCTCGCGCTGGTGGGGCCCACCGGCGCCGGCAAGTCCACGCTCGCCAAGCTGATCGCCCGTTACTACGACCCGACCGAGGGTGACGTGCGCTTCGGCGGCGTCGACTTGCGTCAGGCGTCGGCCGCGTCGCTGCGGGACCACATCGTGGTGGTGCCGCAGGAAGGCTTCCTCTTCAGCGGCTCGATCCTCGACAACGTGCGGATCGCCAAGCCCGACGCGTCCGACGAGGAGATCGTGCAGGCGCTGCGCGCCATCGGGGTGTACGAGCGGTTCGCGTCGCTGGAGGAGGGCTTGGCCACCGAGGTCCACGAGCGGGGATCGCGGTTGTCGGCCGGCGAGAAGCAGCTCGTCTCGCTCGCCCGCGCGGCGCTGGCCAACCCGCCGCTGCTGGTGCTCGACGAGGCCACGTCGAGCCTCGACCCCGGCACCGAGGCGCTGGTCGACGACGCCATGGAGCGCCTCACCGAAGGTCGCACTGTCGTGGTGATCTGCCACCGCATGACCACCGCATCGCGCTCCGATCGGATCGGCGTGGTCGACCAGGGCCGCTTGGTGGAACTGGGCAGCCACGACGAACTGGTCGCCCACGGCGGCCGGTACGCGTCGCTGTACGACACGTGGATGCGGGGCCTCAGCCCCACCGCTGGCGTCGGGGGCGCGGCCAGCTGA
- a CDS encoding ABC transporter ATP-binding protein — protein MAQRNRGWRLLRDQCRRQRGGLALGIAAGLIWTAAKVSVPKLVESAIDHGIGKSDTHAIWKWAIIIAIAGLFSGTFTGLRRYFAFREARWSEAELRQRMFGHLQQLHFAYHDGQQTGQLMSRSNTDLQQIVNFVVMIPLTCANLATVIAAVVLMLRMDVILTLLAVGSLPLLNVLAKRFSTRLHPAVMAVQQESAELAAVVEETVSGVRVVKGFGAEELMQERLGVEAGDLYDASMDTARIRARYLPLLDLLPSIGLILVLAYGGHRVLDHHLTIGALVAFNFYVTLLIWPLRMLGSIIAQAQRAAASAERVDEVLSADVRVTDPARPKGLPAAVAGRPVGAIEFDHVTFGFGHGDPVLHDLDLRIEPGESVALVGATGSGKSTVAKLLPRFYDVDEGRVLLDGVDVRDAAVHEVRRAVGIVFEDTFLFSDSIAANIAFAYPNAPMERIVEAAKLAGAHDFITAMPEGYDTEIGERGFSLSGGQRQRIAIARAILADPRVLILDDATSAVDPSKEREIRDALGEVMVNRTTIVIAHRPATIALADRVVLLDAGRVAAQGTHAELLTTSERYREVLAAAAAYQPESEEVAS, from the coding sequence GTGGCACAGCGCAACAGAGGGTGGCGGCTCCTCCGTGACCAGTGCCGCCGTCAACGAGGTGGGCTGGCGCTCGGCATCGCTGCGGGTCTGATCTGGACGGCCGCCAAGGTCTCGGTGCCGAAGCTCGTCGAATCGGCGATCGACCACGGCATCGGCAAGTCGGACACGCACGCCATCTGGAAGTGGGCGATCATCATCGCCATCGCCGGGCTGTTTTCGGGCACGTTCACCGGCCTTCGTCGTTACTTCGCCTTCCGCGAAGCCCGTTGGAGCGAAGCCGAGCTCCGCCAGCGCATGTTCGGCCACCTGCAGCAGCTCCACTTCGCGTACCACGACGGCCAGCAGACCGGTCAGCTGATGAGCCGCTCGAACACCGACCTCCAACAGATCGTGAACTTCGTGGTCATGATCCCGCTGACGTGCGCGAACCTCGCCACCGTCATCGCAGCGGTGGTGCTGATGCTGCGCATGGACGTCATCCTCACGTTGCTGGCGGTCGGCTCGCTGCCGTTGCTGAACGTGCTGGCGAAACGCTTCTCGACCCGCCTGCATCCGGCCGTGATGGCCGTCCAGCAAGAGTCCGCCGAGCTGGCCGCTGTCGTCGAGGAGACCGTGTCGGGCGTGCGGGTGGTCAAGGGGTTCGGCGCCGAGGAGCTCATGCAGGAGCGGCTCGGGGTCGAGGCAGGCGACTTGTACGACGCGTCGATGGACACCGCCCGCATCCGTGCCCGCTACCTGCCGTTGCTCGACTTGTTGCCGAGCATCGGCCTGATCCTGGTGCTGGCGTATGGCGGGCACCGGGTGCTGGACCACCACCTCACCATCGGCGCGCTGGTGGCCTTCAACTTCTACGTCACGCTGCTGATCTGGCCGCTGCGCATGCTCGGCAGCATCATCGCCCAGGCACAGCGGGCGGCTGCCTCCGCCGAGCGGGTCGACGAGGTGCTGTCGGCCGACGTGCGCGTCACCGATCCGGCGCGCCCCAAAGGGTTGCCGGCGGCGGTCGCCGGGCGACCAGTCGGCGCGATCGAGTTCGACCACGTCACGTTCGGCTTCGGGCACGGCGACCCCGTGCTGCACGACCTCGACCTGCGGATCGAGCCAGGCGAGTCGGTCGCGCTGGTGGGCGCGACCGGCAGTGGCAAGTCCACGGTCGCCAAGCTGTTGCCCCGCTTCTACGACGTCGACGAGGGCCGGGTGTTGCTCGACGGTGTCGACGTCCGCGACGCGGCCGTGCACGAGGTGCGGCGGGCGGTGGGCATCGTGTTCGAGGACACGTTCCTGTTCAGCGACTCGATCGCAGCAAACATCGCGTTCGCCTACCCCAACGCGCCGATGGAGCGCATTGTCGAGGCGGCCAAGTTGGCGGGCGCGCACGACTTCATCACCGCGATGCCCGAGGGTTACGACACCGAGATCGGTGAGCGCGGCTTCTCGCTGTCGGGCGGTCAGCGCCAGCGCATCGCGATCGCCCGGGCGATCCTGGCCGACCCTCGTGTGCTGATCCTCGACGACGCCACGTCCGCGGTCGATCCGTCGAAGGAGCGCGAGATCCGCGACGCGCTCGGCGAGGTGATGGTCAACCGCACCACGATCGTGATCGCGCACCGCCCTGCCACCATCGCGCTGGCCGACCGGGTGGTCCTGCTCGACGCAGGTCGCGTCGCCGCGCAGGGCACCCACGCGGAACTGCTCACCACGTCGGAGCGCTACCGGGAGGTGCTGGCCGCGGCGGCCGCGTACCAACCCGAGTCCGAGGAAGTGGCCTCGTGA
- a CDS encoding helix-turn-helix domain-containing protein: MTTRHIAIVAFPGVQALDVAGPHEVFATADRVLRHLECRDRYDVSVVSHRGGPIASESGLEIGTRPAGDVHRSTHTLIVPGGSGVRDAAADPGTVTWLAGLRSRRLATVCSGPFLAAAAGLLRDRKVTTHWARAAELAQAHPDLTVDPEPVYLRDGDVWSSAGVTAGIDLSLALVREDVGIDVAQTVAQWLVMFLHRPANQSQFAAPVWIRRGADDGVRRAQDLVDADPGGDHRIEVLADRVDMSPRNFQRRFTEQVGMTPGKYVAEVRLEAARRALEESDAPIATIAAATGHGSAETLRRTFVERLGASPREYRRRFTHHPDAAAPPTAAAHQRKVDQ; this comes from the coding sequence ATGACCACGCGACACATTGCGATCGTGGCCTTTCCCGGGGTTCAGGCGCTCGACGTCGCGGGCCCCCACGAGGTCTTCGCCACCGCGGATCGCGTGCTGCGACATCTCGAGTGTCGTGACCGCTACGACGTGTCGGTGGTGTCGCACCGCGGCGGGCCGATCGCCTCCGAGAGTGGCCTGGAGATCGGGACCCGCCCGGCAGGCGACGTGCATCGCTCGACCCACACGCTCATCGTTCCCGGAGGATCCGGTGTCCGAGACGCCGCGGCCGATCCGGGGACGGTGACGTGGCTGGCCGGGCTGCGGAGCCGCCGACTCGCCACCGTGTGCAGCGGGCCGTTCCTGGCAGCCGCCGCCGGTCTCTTGCGCGACCGGAAGGTCACCACCCACTGGGCCCGGGCGGCCGAGTTGGCACAAGCCCACCCCGATCTCACGGTCGACCCCGAACCGGTGTACCTGCGCGACGGCGACGTGTGGTCGTCGGCAGGGGTCACGGCCGGCATCGACCTCTCGCTGGCACTCGTGCGCGAGGACGTGGGCATCGACGTGGCGCAGACCGTCGCGCAGTGGCTGGTCATGTTCCTCCACCGCCCGGCGAACCAGTCGCAGTTCGCCGCGCCGGTGTGGATCCGCCGGGGCGCCGACGACGGCGTGCGCCGCGCGCAGGACCTCGTCGACGCCGATCCCGGCGGCGATCACCGGATCGAAGTGCTGGCTGATCGGGTCGACATGAGCCCGCGCAACTTCCAGCGCCGCTTCACCGAACAAGTCGGCATGACGCCCGGCAAGTACGTCGCCGAGGTCCGCCTCGAAGCCGCTCGCCGCGCGCTCGAGGAGTCCGACGCGCCGATCGCCACCATCGCCGCCGCCACCGGACACGGCTCCGCCGAGACGTTGCGCCGCACGTTCGTCGAACGGCTCGGAGCCTCGCCGCGCGAGTACCGCCGCCGCTTCACCCACCACCCCGATGCCGCTGCACCTCCAACAGCCGCCGCACACCAAAGGAAGGTCGACCAGTGA